Proteins encoded together in one Thermococcus gammatolerans EJ3 window:
- a CDS encoding S-layer protein, producing MLMKILRKNVTKVFALLLGVMFLLSIGGASAGSNYIVPTGLKDISNVPRSFFVKPDGTPNVKIVVGSYAKAEDVASAADIAAALGSVLYKEEEAKNIAVKLRKAGETDVALEQVIYRYDYETMTSDHNLPYNSGLVNWSKSYDELPADYWFNGASYTANYSTWASSFSAQFKVKDSDAVNGEYLYGWDIEINELSLLPIDPADWDGVAPPKQADIEIPSRRIVVSVDYTLYNYTVKKTEVVREAYPEWGVPAETIVVNESRIGNSIDVELDNGTIVGTISPGVGAGDEFTLLGTKYHVFSVGMGSFTAGEVLGTGWFAQNESKLLGNSRWEITLIGADPLQEKAIVTVKDTKTGELYGPVVLRLGEPKDVVVTGDTVELQLKLEALSENLILGKIAQISGYGNIKTYSSGTYVEYNDQRWIMSVDSDGEYIKRISMTNEDELIGNPLDVLGIYTIKYSFDMRSLNEKDVDFDINRDGSITDTSYVVAKATITILENHPKIHELVLSVGDRIPGTDYVISGVGGVKNIVLKTPTQPITILDTEVNFVNPTSNYILVGSNKANLLTSMIFGHYHLPVDFRVWFGEYPVLGYIPHCDLLKGRSVIIVAGSTPKATRKAATILMQYIAGLS from the coding sequence ATGCTGATGAAAATACTTCGAAAAAACGTCACGAAGGTCTTTGCCCTCCTCCTGGGGGTTATGTTTCTCCTATCGATCGGCGGTGCTTCAGCAGGCTCCAATTACATCGTCCCCACTGGCCTTAAGGACATCAGCAACGTTCCAAGGAGCTTTTTCGTCAAGCCTGACGGAACCCCCAACGTGAAGATAGTTGTGGGAAGCTACGCTAAGGCGGAGGATGTTGCCAGCGCCGCCGATATAGCCGCTGCACTTGGGAGCGTGCTGTACAAGGAAGAGGAAGCCAAGAACATAGCCGTTAAATTGAGAAAAGCCGGTGAAACCGACGTTGCCCTTGAGCAGGTTATATACCGCTACGACTACGAAACCATGACCTCGGATCATAACCTGCCCTACAACAGCGGCCTAGTGAACTGGTCAAAGTCTTATGATGAGCTTCCAGCGGATTACTGGTTCAACGGTGCCTCTTACACCGCCAACTACTCGACTTGGGCGAGTTCCTTCTCTGCTCAGTTCAAGGTTAAGGACAGCGACGCGGTCAACGGTGAGTACCTCTACGGCTGGGACATCGAGATCAACGAGCTTTCACTCCTCCCGATTGATCCAGCCGACTGGGACGGTGTTGCTCCTCCAAAGCAGGCTGACATTGAGATACCCTCGAGGAGGATAGTAGTTTCCGTTGACTACACCCTCTACAACTACACCGTGAAGAAGACTGAGGTTGTGAGGGAGGCCTACCCGGAGTGGGGAGTTCCAGCCGAGACCATAGTTGTCAACGAGAGCAGAATCGGCAACTCAATCGACGTTGAGCTTGATAATGGAACGATCGTTGGAACCATAAGCCCGGGTGTTGGGGCCGGGGACGAATTTACGCTCCTCGGAACCAAGTACCACGTCTTCTCCGTCGGGATGGGCAGCTTCACCGCTGGTGAAGTGCTCGGCACCGGCTGGTTCGCCCAGAACGAGAGCAAACTCCTCGGTAACAGCAGATGGGAGATCACACTCATAGGTGCTGATCCACTGCAGGAGAAGGCGATAGTGACCGTTAAAGACACCAAAACTGGCGAACTCTACGGACCGGTTGTCTTAAGGCTCGGTGAGCCGAAGGACGTGGTCGTCACGGGGGACACCGTTGAGCTTCAGCTCAAGCTTGAGGCCCTCTCCGAGAACCTCATCCTCGGTAAGATCGCCCAGATAAGCGGTTACGGCAACATAAAGACGTACTCGAGCGGAACATACGTCGAGTACAACGACCAGAGATGGATAATGAGCGTTGATTCCGACGGTGAGTACATCAAGAGGATCAGCATGACCAACGAGGACGAGCTCATCGGAAATCCCCTCGACGTCCTGGGTATCTACACGATTAAGTACTCCTTTGACATGAGGTCCCTGAACGAGAAGGATGTTGACTTCGACATCAACCGCGATGGTAGCATAACCGACACCAGCTACGTCGTTGCCAAGGCTACCATCACGATCCTTGAAAACCACCCGAAGATCCACGAACTGGTTCTCTCGGTCGGGGACAGGATTCCGGGGACGGACTACGTCATCTCGGGCGTTGGGGGCGTCAAGAACATCGTCCTGAAGACCCCAACCCAGCCCATAACGATCCTCGACACCGAAGTTAACTTCGTGAACCCGACCTCTAACTACATCCTCGTGGGATCCAACAAGGCAAACTTGCTCACCTCGATGATCTTCGGCCACTACCACCTTCCCGTTGACTTCAGGGTCTGGTTCGGCGAATATCCGGTCCTCGGTTACATCCCGCACTGCGACCTTCTCAAGGGCAGGAGCGTCATAATAGTGGCTGGTTCAACACCCAAGGCGACCAGAAAAGCCGCAACGATACTCATGCAGTACATAGCCGGCCTTTCGTGA
- a CDS encoding TATA-box-binding protein → MVDISNVKLRIENIVASVDLFAELNLEKVIEICPNSKYNPEEFPGIICRFDEPKVALLIFSSGKLVVTGAKSVEDIERAVKKLTEMLKTKVGTKFTKPPQIDIQNMVFSGDIGMEFNLDAVALSLPNCEYEPEQFPGVIYRAKDPKAVILLFSSGKIVCSGAKSEKDAWEAVKKLLRELEKYGLIGEEEEEW, encoded by the coding sequence TTGGTCGATATAAGTAACGTAAAGCTCAGAATTGAAAACATAGTCGCTTCTGTTGATCTCTTCGCGGAACTGAATCTTGAAAAAGTCATTGAAATATGCCCCAACTCGAAGTACAATCCAGAGGAGTTCCCCGGAATCATCTGCCGCTTCGACGAGCCAAAGGTTGCCCTGCTGATATTCAGCTCGGGAAAACTCGTCGTTACCGGCGCCAAGAGTGTTGAAGACATCGAGAGGGCCGTCAAAAAGCTCACCGAAATGCTGAAGACGAAGGTCGGAACGAAGTTCACGAAGCCACCCCAGATTGACATACAGAACATGGTCTTCAGCGGTGATATCGGCATGGAGTTTAACCTCGATGCCGTTGCTTTGAGCCTTCCAAACTGTGAGTACGAGCCGGAGCAGTTCCCCGGCGTCATATACCGTGCCAAGGATCCAAAGGCGGTCATACTGCTTTTCTCCTCAGGCAAGATCGTCTGCTCGGGTGCGAAGAGCGAGAAAGACGCATGGGAAGCCGTTAAGAAACTCCTCCGCGAGCTCGAGAAGTACGGGCTCATCGGAGAAGAAGAGGAGGAGTGGTAA